A genomic region of Pelodiscus sinensis isolate JC-2024 chromosome 19, ASM4963464v1, whole genome shotgun sequence contains the following coding sequences:
- the LOC142819068 gene encoding insulin gene enhancer protein ISL-2-like encodes MEEGPARAHPTGEEERQEGQRGCVPGCGKGSQGPGPVCAGCGGQIRGPVLLRVAPDTEWHVGCLRCSCCRLSLARSPTCFLRNGSVYCRADYLRLFSRRCACCREALLPSDLVLRARGAVYHQACFRCARCQRRLLPGEQFALQPEGMFCPTHQWPGQGGAGPEMPASAGTKVHRSEMGSSGPRAHGASSKLTRVRTVLNEQQLQALSSCYAANPRPDAGLKEQLVELTGLSPRVIRVWFQNKRCKDKKRSLAHQPGQLQPPALSLQGAVGTRMVAASPQPQDEACAWSPVELQRGRPSRQPVSGTEEAGFSRPLRLTEPEQLSWVGSALR; translated from the exons ATGGAAGAGGGGCCGGCGCGAGCCCACCCcactggggaggaggagcggCAGGAAGGACAGAGGGGCTGCGTGCCAGGCTGTGGCAAAGGTTCCCAGG gccccgGGCCAGTGTGCGCTGGCTGCGGGGGGCAGATCAGAGGCCCCGTCCTCCTCCGCGTGGCGCCTGATACCGAGTGGCACGTGGGCTGCCTGCGGTGCAGCTGCTGCCGGCTCAGCCTGGCCCGCAGCCCCACCTGCTTCCTGCGCAACGGCAGCGTGTACTGCAGAGCCGACTATCTCCG GCTCTTCTCCCGGAGATGCGCCTGCTGCCGGGAGGCCTTGCTGCCCTCCGACCTGGTGCTGCGGGCACGTGGGGCCGTGTACCACCAGGCCTGCTTCCGCTGCGCCCGGTGCCAGCGTCGGCTGCTGCCCGGCGAGCAGTTTGCTCTGCAGCCCGAGGGGATGTTCTGCCCCACACACCAGTggcctgggcagggaggggcagggccagagatgCCGGCGTCAGCAGGGACCAAGGTGCACCGCTCAG AGATGGGCTCGAGCGGCCCCAGGGCCCACGGCGCCTCCAGCAAGCTGACCCGCGTCCGCACTGTCCTGAAcgagcagcagctccaggccctgagCTCCTGCTACGCAGCCAACCCACGCCCCGACGCCGGGCTGAAGGAGCAGCTGGTGGAGCTGACCGGCCTCAGCCCCCGCGTCATCCGCGTCTGGTTCCAGAACAAGCGCTGCAAGGACAAGAAGCGGAGCCTCGCGCACCAGCCAGGCCAGCTGCAGCCGCCAGCCCTG AGcttgcagggagcagtggggaccCGGATGGTGGCCGCCAGCCCGCAGCCCCAGGACGAGGCGTGTGCCTGGAGCCCAGTGGAGCTGCAGAGGGGCAGGCCCTCGCGGCAGCCGGTGAGCGGCACGGAGGAGGCAGGTTTCTCCCGGCCGCTGCGGCTGACGGAGCCGGAGCAGCTCAGCTGGGTGGGCTCCGCTCTCCGCTAG